The following is a genomic window from Elgaria multicarinata webbii isolate HBS135686 ecotype San Diego chromosome 9, rElgMul1.1.pri, whole genome shotgun sequence.
CAGGTCAGCTCGGCCTTGAGGAAGGACATCTCCTGTTTCATCTGCTCAACCTCCCTCTCCGCCTTCAAGGCCCTTTGAGTCATGCACTGGAGATTTTGTTCAGCCTGCTGCACCAGCACTTCCAGATCCTgtgcttctttctcttctttattcACCGTGGCTTGCAGAGTCCTTTCGAGGTTTCTCACCATCTGGGATTGGCTTTCTGAGAAGTTCTGGATCCGTTTGATCTTTCTCCTCAGCATGGAATTTTCCTCCCTCAGCTCTTGGTAGCTCAGCTGCGGAGACATATACTCTGCTTCTCCGATAGGTTCTTCGTGGGCAGCGTAGCTTTCACCGGCCTTGGTATGAGATGGGCAACCGATACACGTGTCGTTATCACTGAATGGCCAGGAAGAGAAAGCCTCCATCCCCAAAAGCCTGGTTGTGTTGTAATTGTATGGGTCGCACTGGGCCATGTTGGCGATCCTTGACAGATGTGCCTTGTCATATGTCTCTCTCCAGTCCTCGTCCTCGTCTGACAAATTGTCAGCAAGGGTCGCCGCCTTGTATAATGGCTCTTGAAACTCCAAACTCAAGCCCAGCGGTTCGGCCGGAAGAGTCACCTCTTCCAGTTCAAGGTTCTGCCGGGACATTTTCTTCCTGTAATTTCTATTTTTCCCGTCGTGTTGTCTTGCCCCCCCACGGTTCTTGTTTTTAGCCGAGCCTTTCAAGGAAAATGTAGGCAGGTCACTTGAATTTTTCAGCTGATTGTCTCCAGAGCTGACGTGACTCTTGATGTGATCAGGAGGAGGTGGCATGTGATGGTGGTAACAGGGCTGTACCTCCACTTCCTCCTCTTTCAGGCCTCGGGAATGTGAGCAGCCTGCGAGAACAGGCCGTGGCATTTTGGGGGGCACAACTGGCTTCTATAGGAGTTGCATTCTTCCAAATTTAGCACCAGGCCAGGTCCCACAACCCTTTCAGTGGTTTAGCCAGCCCTGCCGACTGTAATGCCGGTGCGTTTGGCCTCAGCACAGTTTTAATGGTCTACTGAAGCATCTGAATCTATGCCTTGcacgtgtgtgtgtctttaatagtGGAGGAAGCAGAAGTTACCATGATCTATGATGTCACTAGATGACAGTAGTTCATTTTGTGACTTCACAGGCTGGGGAGAGGCACATAGCTAGAATAGCTTTCACAACTTTCTCAGCTGTTGAAACTGAAATATACGTAGTGATGAGAGCCAGGAGTTGAGCTCACATCTGATATCACAATCCTCTCTTGTATCTTCAGATAACCTTGCAACTGGAATGCTGCTCCAACTAAGTGGGTCTGGGACCTACAGGTAGGTGAAAACacttgttattgggcagattaaaaccCTTGCTATTGGatggattaaaatataataaataaaattaattaaaacgcGACTTAAGCTGGGTGACCTAAGTGGTAAAtcatttgccttttttaaaatagtgaaaTAGAAAggtggtgggagggagaaaaggaaaaagagagaaggtGAGAGTACCTGCAGTGATTTATGTAAGTGCTATACTAGTTTAACTGTCCTGGCTCCCTCCTTCTAACCACCAACGCAGACCTGGACATTGTAATTTAGCGTAAGGGCTGAGAATTGTGTTAGAGATTCTACATCTTAGCCCACCCTACTATTTCAGGGATTCCTTGATTAGAACGAATGATTATTAAACCAGTGTATGTGCGTAGATATACTGTGAGGAGAAAAGACTGGAAAATGGTGAAAAAATTAAATTGGTTCCCATTGTTTCAGGTTGAGTCAAGATGGATCCTGGGTCTGAAAAAGTTTATTAATGAGACAGAAGAGGCTTAAGTTGTGTCAGGCTCATCAGTGTAACAAGTTCTCAAGGGGGTCCCCCACAGCCCAGCTGTCACCACGCTGCAGTTGATTTGATGTGTTGTTTACATGCATTCTCACAAACCCAGGCTGTAAatcaaagcccccaccccacccctcaaggCTGAATCTTGGCTGATAGGAAGTATCACCCTCCTTCGGCCTGCAATCAGATGGGAAGCTAGGCAGAACTAGACTCCCAGGCCCTGAACTTCCCAAGGCTGAGCAGGGTTCTAAATCATTCTGCTCAAACTCTGAATTAGACTCAGCCG
Proteins encoded in this region:
- the LOC134404042 gene encoding endosome-associated-trafficking regulator 1-like — translated: MPRPVLAGCSHSRGLKEEEVEVQPCYHHHMPPPPDHIKSHVSSGDNQLKNSSDLPTFSLKGSAKNKNRGGARQHDGKNRNYRKKMSRQNLELEEVTLPAEPLGLSLEFQEPLYKAATLADNLSDEDEDWRETYDKAHLSRIANMAQCDPYNYNTTRLLGMEAFSSWPFSDNDTCIGCPSHTKAGESYAAHEEPIGEAEYMSPQLSYQELREENSMLRRKIKRIQNFSESQSQMVRNLERTLQATVNKEEKEAQDLEVLVQQAEQNLQCMTQRALKAEREVEQMKQEMSFLKAELTCYKVENDTLRSGQSSNMGAVKQHVNVALQNLLRVTNHAHATIHQLVFGAETLSLVADLLKSVGRMSEVEMEEEVQEQT